From a single Planococcus shenhongbingii genomic region:
- a CDS encoding glycine betaine ABC transporter substrate-binding protein, whose product MKKSVMGILLGAVIVLAGCGASSEGSEPIVIGGKPWTEQYILPHILGQYIEANSDYTVEYEDGLGEVSILTPALEKGDIDLYVEYTGTGLKDVLKEESKPGQSSEEVLERVRQGYEENLNATWLEPLGFENGYTLAFSKDSGFDAETYSDLAEISQTQDMSFGAPHPFYERKGDGYDDLIATYPFKFSATESFDPAIMYEAVKSGEVDVIPAFTTDSRIGLFDLETTKDDLSFFPKYDAAPVVRLETLEEYPELEDVLNGLAGKISEEEMLAMNSRVDVDQEEASEVARDFLIEKGLIEE is encoded by the coding sequence ATGAAAAAATCAGTTATGGGTATTCTGTTGGGAGCGGTGATTGTTTTAGCCGGCTGTGGAGCGAGTAGTGAAGGATCGGAGCCGATTGTCATCGGAGGCAAACCGTGGACAGAACAATACATATTGCCGCATATTCTAGGGCAATATATTGAAGCGAATTCAGACTATACGGTGGAATACGAAGACGGACTTGGCGAAGTGTCCATTTTAACGCCAGCTCTTGAAAAAGGCGATATTGATTTATACGTTGAATACACGGGAACCGGTTTGAAAGATGTTTTAAAAGAAGAATCGAAGCCGGGCCAATCATCAGAAGAAGTGCTCGAACGTGTCCGCCAGGGATACGAGGAAAATTTGAATGCCACTTGGCTGGAACCGCTGGGATTTGAAAACGGTTATACATTGGCATTTTCAAAAGACAGCGGCTTTGATGCTGAAACTTATTCGGATCTAGCGGAAATTTCCCAAACGCAAGATATGTCGTTTGGTGCGCCCCATCCATTTTATGAGCGCAAAGGAGATGGGTATGATGACTTGATTGCCACTTATCCATTCAAATTTTCAGCGACCGAAAGCTTTGATCCTGCCATTATGTACGAAGCAGTGAAAAGTGGCGAAGTTGATGTGATTCCGGCATTCACGACTGATAGCCGGATCGGGCTGTTTGATTTGGAAACAACAAAAGATGATTTGTCGTTTTTCCCGAAATATGATGCAGCTCCTGTGGTGCGGTTAGAGACCCTGGAAGAATATCCGGAACTGGAAGATGTGCTAAATGGGCTTGCCGGAAAAATCTCTGAAGAAGAAATGCTTGCAATGAATTCCCGCGTTGATGTCGATCAAGAAGAAGCGAGTGAAGTAGCACGTGATTTTCTTATTGAAAAAGGGCTGATAGAAGAATGA
- a CDS encoding ABC transporter ATP-binding protein, translated as MIRFDNVTKSFPDGTEALKGISLVLPARQLTAIIGPSGCGKTTLMKMINKLEKPTGGMISIDGKPIMELDEIELRRSIGYVIQRIGLFPHMTIADNVSLVPRLLGWKNERIDMRIRELLQLTGLDPETYLHRYPLELSGGQQQRVGVVRALAGDPNIILMDEPFSALDPISREQLQDELQNLQQSIQKTIVFVTHDMDEALKIADTIIVMRNGQVEQIGTPQQLVAEPANDFVRNFIGTERISRQRTFSEKKLKEFIPLFERDWRGDAQKVSSDTSIGEAVDQLAESTHDHLAITENGHVIAYASERELLKAALHKEVGASL; from the coding sequence GTGATTCGGTTTGACAACGTCACTAAAAGTTTCCCGGATGGCACGGAAGCATTAAAAGGAATTTCGCTTGTGCTGCCCGCCCGCCAGCTGACAGCTATTATTGGTCCTAGCGGCTGCGGGAAAACTACGCTCATGAAAATGATCAATAAGCTTGAAAAGCCAACAGGAGGAATGATTTCCATAGATGGGAAACCGATTATGGAACTGGATGAAATTGAACTGCGCCGTTCTATTGGATATGTCATTCAGCGAATAGGATTGTTTCCCCATATGACTATCGCAGATAATGTCTCACTCGTACCAAGACTCTTGGGCTGGAAGAATGAAAGAATCGATATGCGAATCCGTGAATTGCTGCAATTGACGGGATTGGATCCGGAAACCTATCTTCATCGCTATCCGCTGGAACTAAGCGGCGGGCAGCAGCAGCGGGTAGGAGTTGTGAGGGCTTTGGCTGGAGATCCGAACATCATCTTAATGGATGAGCCCTTTTCAGCATTGGATCCCATTAGCCGGGAGCAATTGCAGGACGAACTGCAGAATTTGCAGCAAAGCATCCAGAAAACGATTGTTTTTGTTACGCATGATATGGATGAAGCGTTAAAAATTGCTGATACGATTATTGTGATGCGCAACGGGCAAGTTGAACAGATTGGTACTCCACAGCAATTGGTTGCTGAACCAGCCAATGATTTTGTCCGGAACTTTATCGGTACTGAACGCATCAGCCGGCAGCGGACATTCAGCGAGAAGAAACTGAAAGAATTTATTCCGTTATTTGAACGGGATTGGCGGGGAGATGCTCAAAAAGTATCCTCAGATACAAGCATTGGCGAAGCGGTGGATCAATTAGCAGAAAGTACACATGACCATTTGGCAATAACTGAAAACGGCCATGTAATTGCCTATGCCAGTGAACGCGAATTATTGAAGGCAGCCCTCCATAAGGAAGTGGGTGCATCACTTTGA
- a CDS encoding acyl-CoA dehydrogenase family protein → MGKYRFEEEEHELFRKSLKKFLEKEAVPQYEQWEKDHIIPKTFWKRLGEMGFLCPQTEERYGGLGLDFRYAVIIGEEMERVGTSLTGVSLHNDITVPYIEAYGTEEQKQRWLPGCISGDFITAIAMTEPGAGSDLANISTTAVRDGDRYIVNGQKTFITNGINCTHALVVVKTDPKAEPKHRGISLLMIEEGMPGFTKGRKLDKVGLHAQDTSELYFEDCEVPVANLVGEENKGFTYLMEKLQQERLVVAIAAQTASEDMLEMTLDYVKSRKAFGKSIGSFQNSQFKLVEMATEIELGHSFLESLIEDHMAGKDIVSKVSMAKYWLTDTAKKISGECMQLHGGYGYMEEYKIARRYRDTPVAAIYAGSNEIMKTIIAKRMGL, encoded by the coding sequence ATGGGGAAATACCGCTTTGAAGAAGAAGAGCATGAATTGTTCCGGAAATCTTTAAAGAAATTTCTGGAAAAAGAAGCAGTGCCGCAATATGAGCAATGGGAAAAAGATCACATCATTCCAAAAACGTTTTGGAAACGTCTAGGGGAAATGGGGTTTTTATGTCCGCAAACAGAAGAGCGGTACGGCGGCTTAGGCTTGGATTTTCGTTATGCCGTCATTATCGGGGAAGAAATGGAGCGTGTGGGCACCAGCTTGACAGGAGTCAGTCTCCATAACGATATTACTGTGCCTTATATCGAAGCTTACGGAACCGAAGAACAGAAGCAGCGCTGGCTGCCCGGCTGCATCAGCGGAGATTTTATCACGGCGATTGCCATGACAGAACCTGGGGCGGGTTCAGACCTCGCCAATATTTCAACAACTGCTGTACGCGACGGAGACCGTTATATCGTAAATGGGCAAAAAACTTTTATTACGAATGGCATTAACTGTACCCATGCATTGGTGGTCGTGAAAACAGACCCGAAAGCAGAACCGAAACATCGGGGCATCTCGCTTTTGATGATTGAGGAAGGGATGCCTGGATTTACAAAAGGCCGGAAACTCGATAAAGTCGGCCTTCATGCGCAAGATACTTCTGAATTGTATTTTGAGGACTGTGAGGTGCCTGTGGCCAATCTGGTCGGCGAAGAGAATAAAGGCTTTACATATTTGATGGAAAAATTGCAGCAGGAACGCCTTGTCGTCGCTATTGCCGCTCAAACCGCTTCAGAAGATATGCTGGAAATGACGCTCGATTACGTCAAGTCAAGAAAAGCGTTCGGCAAATCGATCGGTTCGTTTCAGAATTCGCAATTTAAACTTGTCGAAATGGCAACAGAAATTGAACTCGGCCATTCGTTTCTGGAATCTTTGATTGAAGATCATATGGCTGGAAAAGACATTGTTTCAAAGGTATCGATGGCGAAATACTGGCTGACCGATACGGCGAAAAAGATTTCAGGTGAATGCATGCAGCTGCATGGCGGCTACGGCTATATGGAAGAGTATAAAATTGCGCGCCGATACCGTGATACGCCGGTCGCTGCCATCTATGCCGGCTCCAATGAAATCATGAAAACCATTATTGCCAAAAGGATGGGCTTGTAG
- a CDS encoding 3-hydroxyacyl-CoA dehydrogenase has product MKLADLKAIVTGGASGLGEATVRRIVENGGKAAIFDLNEQRAQSIISELGDEKVCYFKTDVTEADQVERNVATVIEKWGTITAVVNCAGIGTPGKVVSKGEPIPLSQFEKVIKVNLIGTFNVIRVAAAAMQQNEPNTEGERGVIISTASVAAYEGQIGQAAYSASKGGVVSMTLPIARELARDGIRVMAIAPGLMQTPMFDGLPEAAVQSLSASVPFPARLGRPAEYAQLVQSIIENSMLNGEVIRLDGAIRMQPK; this is encoded by the coding sequence ATGAAATTAGCGGATTTAAAAGCAATTGTGACAGGCGGAGCATCGGGGCTTGGCGAAGCGACTGTCCGCCGAATAGTTGAAAATGGAGGGAAAGCCGCCATTTTCGATTTGAATGAACAACGCGCTCAATCCATCATCAGTGAATTAGGCGATGAGAAGGTCTGTTATTTTAAAACAGACGTTACAGAGGCCGATCAAGTAGAACGAAACGTAGCAACAGTGATTGAAAAATGGGGCACCATTACGGCTGTAGTCAATTGTGCGGGCATCGGGACGCCTGGAAAAGTCGTCTCGAAAGGCGAACCGATTCCACTCAGCCAGTTCGAAAAAGTTATTAAAGTTAATTTGATTGGCACATTCAACGTCATCCGTGTGGCAGCGGCAGCCATGCAACAAAACGAACCAAACACTGAAGGGGAGCGCGGCGTCATTATTTCGACAGCATCCGTTGCTGCTTATGAAGGCCAGATTGGGCAAGCAGCCTACAGCGCCTCAAAAGGAGGCGTTGTGTCGATGACGTTGCCGATTGCCCGTGAACTTGCAAGAGACGGCATCCGGGTGATGGCAATTGCACCAGGACTCATGCAAACACCGATGTTTGATGGTCTGCCAGAAGCCGCTGTGCAGTCTTTATCAGCTTCGGTGCCGTTTCCTGCCCGCCTCGGACGGCCAGCTGAATATGCACAGCTTGTCCAAAGCATCATAGAAAATTCGATGTTGAATGGTGAAGTTATCCGGCTTGATGGTGCAATCCGCATGCAGCCAAAGTAA
- a CDS encoding thiolase family protein has protein sequence MREVVIVEGVRSAVGRRKGMYANTRPDELAALVLEELVDRAGVEKSAVEDIILGCVSQVAEQGGNVARTAALIAGFPDHVPGVTIDRQCGSSQQAVHFGAQAILAGDMDIVIAGGVESMTRVPMFSNMQGAKPSKKLTDQYEIINQGLSAERIADQWGFSREQLDAYSVQSHERAQQAIRNGYYEQEIVPVEVEGENGEKRLVAVDEGPRPGTTSEVLGGLKTVFDENGVITAGNASQMSDGASAVLLMSREKADELGLKPKARIVARAVVGSDPTLMLTGPIAATRKVLEKADLGIEDMDRYEVNEAFAPVPLAWLNDMGADLEKLNVNGGAIALGHPLGATGTKLLVSLLHELERSNGRYGLLAICEGMGMANATIIERL, from the coding sequence ATGAGAGAAGTAGTCATTGTAGAAGGTGTGCGCTCAGCAGTTGGAAGAAGAAAAGGGATGTATGCGAATACTCGCCCGGATGAACTGGCAGCTTTAGTGCTGGAAGAATTGGTGGACCGGGCGGGCGTGGAGAAAAGTGCCGTGGAGGACATCATTTTGGGATGTGTTTCCCAAGTCGCTGAGCAAGGGGGCAATGTGGCGCGAACAGCGGCATTGATTGCCGGGTTCCCGGATCATGTGCCGGGTGTCACAATTGACCGCCAGTGCGGATCGAGCCAGCAAGCAGTCCATTTCGGGGCCCAAGCCATTTTGGCTGGAGACATGGATATTGTGATAGCAGGAGGCGTGGAAAGCATGACGCGCGTACCGATGTTTTCCAATATGCAAGGCGCTAAACCAAGCAAGAAATTGACCGATCAATATGAAATTATCAACCAAGGCTTATCTGCTGAACGCATCGCCGACCAATGGGGATTTAGCCGTGAGCAACTGGATGCTTATTCGGTCCAAAGCCACGAACGGGCACAGCAGGCAATCCGCAACGGCTATTACGAACAAGAAATTGTGCCGGTTGAAGTTGAAGGTGAAAACGGAGAAAAGCGCCTCGTTGCGGTTGACGAAGGCCCGCGGCCAGGAACGACATCGGAAGTGCTTGGCGGGTTGAAAACGGTCTTTGATGAAAACGGTGTAATCACTGCTGGAAACGCTAGCCAGATGAGCGACGGTGCTTCAGCGGTATTGTTGATGTCTCGTGAAAAAGCGGATGAGCTTGGCTTGAAACCGAAAGCACGCATTGTGGCGCGTGCAGTGGTGGGTTCAGACCCGACATTGATGCTGACCGGCCCGATAGCTGCAACCCGCAAAGTGCTGGAGAAAGCAGATCTTGGAATTGAAGATATGGACCGCTATGAAGTCAACGAAGCATTTGCCCCTGTGCCGCTTGCTTGGCTGAACGATATGGGTGCAGATCTTGAAAAGTTGAATGTGAACGGCGGCGCCATTGCCCTCGGCCATCCGTTAGGGGCAACCGGCACCAAATTGCTGGTATCGCTTCTCCATGAGCTTGAACGCAGTAATGGGCGTTACGGGCTGCTCGCGATTTGCGAAGGAATGGGCATGGCAAACGCAACGATTATTGAACGATTATAA
- a CDS encoding GNAT family N-acetyltransferase gives MEWIVYANSSAFAGKVEKLLYQNEDIYSLFLGILNQIQEGRYEDYFLATLEEDGEVAAACLMTPPHPLQLIVFRELPDIEKEIARRLLISGIVVDAVVGDQETAHRFAKAWIAKAGGEIRILMHQGLYRADSVNTRLEKSPGTWRVANKRDAPLLEEWILLFEQETGITMSTPAEAARKIDSFIEQKEVYVWEVDNEVVSCMKKSRPSKHGITVSFVFTPMKHRRKGYARTLVAEVTEELLGEYDFVMLYTDLKNPTSNKIYKEIGFEQIATPVHLKIDEKISE, from the coding sequence ATGGAGTGGATAGTTTATGCAAATTCTTCTGCTTTTGCAGGCAAGGTAGAAAAGCTGCTGTATCAAAATGAAGACATCTATAGTTTGTTTTTGGGAATACTGAACCAGATACAAGAAGGCCGCTATGAAGATTATTTTTTAGCGACATTGGAAGAGGACGGTGAAGTTGCGGCGGCCTGTTTGATGACCCCTCCCCATCCTCTGCAGCTGATTGTCTTTCGGGAACTTCCGGATATTGAAAAAGAGATTGCCCGACGGCTATTGATTTCGGGAATTGTTGTAGACGCAGTGGTCGGAGATCAGGAAACTGCTCATCGCTTTGCCAAGGCCTGGATTGCCAAAGCCGGCGGCGAAATCCGCATATTGATGCACCAGGGGCTTTACCGGGCGGATTCGGTGAATACCCGCTTGGAGAAAAGCCCCGGCACTTGGCGCGTCGCCAATAAAAGAGATGCGCCTCTCCTCGAGGAATGGATTTTGCTTTTTGAGCAGGAAACCGGCATTACGATGTCCACCCCTGCCGAAGCTGCCCGTAAAATCGATTCTTTTATTGAGCAAAAAGAAGTGTATGTCTGGGAAGTGGACAATGAAGTGGTTTCATGCATGAAAAAATCCCGGCCATCCAAACACGGCATAACGGTATCGTTCGTTTTTACTCCGATGAAACATCGCCGCAAAGGCTATGCGCGAACATTAGTTGCAGAAGTGACAGAAGAACTGCTCGGCGAATATGACTTCGTCATGCTGTACACCGATCTGAAGAACCCGACGTCCAACAAAATCTATAAGGAAATTGGCTTTGAACAGATTGCGACGCCGGTCCATTTGAAAATTGACGAAAAAATATCTGAATAA
- a CDS encoding CaiB/BaiF CoA transferase family protein gives MVKALEGIRVLDVTYYLPGPYAAMRLAEMGAEVIKIEPPMGDPARYMGGGYVHKANNKGKTIIQLDLKSEEGHAQMLELVKTADALIETFRPGVMKKLGLNYESLKALKPDLVYCSLSGYGQEGPLAKLGSHDLNYLALSGVLEQLSDSSGCPVHPTNTLADYAGGLLASEKITAALLRKFRTGEGVYLDIALAEAMAEFQGNHDAYHEARVSDCGIPEISGSRISYAIYETKDRRYVTLGALEEKFWHNFCDLAKKPQWRSWSAKVVGSAEHAEIAAFFKTKEWQEWYSLSMTVDCCLAPVLKAFERHEHPHFAARREAVSFR, from the coding sequence ATGGTGAAAGCATTGGAAGGAATCCGTGTATTGGATGTCACGTATTATTTGCCTGGTCCTTATGCCGCCATGCGCCTTGCAGAGATGGGGGCAGAAGTGATCAAAATCGAACCGCCAATGGGTGACCCAGCGCGTTATATGGGCGGTGGTTATGTACACAAAGCAAATAACAAAGGAAAAACCATCATTCAGCTGGATTTGAAATCAGAAGAAGGGCATGCCCAGATGCTGGAATTGGTAAAAACTGCCGATGCGTTAATTGAGACATTTCGGCCGGGTGTCATGAAAAAACTGGGGTTGAATTACGAGAGCCTGAAAGCGCTAAAACCGGATTTGGTGTATTGTTCGCTGTCGGGATACGGGCAAGAAGGGCCGCTCGCAAAACTTGGCAGCCACGATTTGAATTATTTAGCATTGTCGGGAGTGCTTGAACAGCTGTCCGACAGCAGCGGCTGTCCTGTGCATCCGACCAATACATTAGCTGACTACGCAGGAGGGCTATTGGCGTCTGAAAAAATCACCGCAGCCTTGCTGCGGAAATTCCGGACTGGCGAAGGTGTTTATTTAGATATCGCCTTGGCCGAAGCGATGGCCGAATTTCAAGGCAATCATGATGCCTATCATGAAGCGCGAGTGTCAGACTGCGGTATTCCAGAAATTTCAGGCAGCCGCATCAGTTATGCAATCTACGAAACCAAAGACAGACGTTACGTCACTCTGGGTGCGCTTGAAGAAAAGTTCTGGCACAATTTTTGTGATTTAGCAAAAAAACCGCAGTGGCGAAGCTGGAGCGCTAAGGTGGTGGGAAGTGCCGAACACGCTGAAATAGCCGCTTTTTTCAAAACGAAAGAGTGGCAGGAATGGTACAGCCTATCGATGACGGTCGATTGTTG
- the abc-f gene encoding ribosomal protection-like ABC-F family protein, protein MTIRGKVYKLTIGYGDRIVLKEAQADIPKGARIAIIGSNGTGKSSLLDAIASGEPGIQWLGSKPAIAYMKQEVSVLDTVLEETESRKLEKIWHVPEVRTRLSGGEAMKMRLAQTLAQKAEVLLLDEPTNHLDTESVQSVIAKLANYEGTLLVVSHDRHFIDQIATHVWEIEEQKLAVYKGNYTAFREEKEHRRHTQQRKYDKQQAKIAHVEQQLLELQSWSGKAHADSTKQEGFKEFYRSKAKRMDVQIRSKRKRLEAELEKELVLEPKKETDVKFDISGGAKKGKRVIELKGVSKGFGERLLFEGASFTVQHGERIGMVGKNGSGKSTFFSMLRKETGYTGELWTTAGMKIGYLSQNVFDLPEEKTPAELFRAESYELMGQMRTLMINLGFEKHHWTEPIKHLSMGERVKLKLMEFMAADCNVLLLDEPTNHLDLPSREQLEKTLETFTGTLMIATHDHFFMEKLADKLLVFDNGKLVKYEGSYAEWTNKSDDFLQADLLQLETERQAVLGKLSFMQPNDKAYSELDRRFNELTAAIKAVSAHSSK, encoded by the coding sequence TTGACCATCAGAGGGAAAGTATACAAGTTAACAATCGGCTACGGTGATCGGATTGTCTTGAAAGAAGCGCAGGCAGATATTCCAAAAGGTGCGCGAATTGCCATCATTGGTTCGAACGGCACTGGGAAATCATCGCTGCTCGACGCTATTGCAAGCGGGGAACCTGGAATACAGTGGCTTGGTTCAAAACCGGCAATTGCTTATATGAAACAAGAGGTCAGTGTATTGGATACCGTTTTGGAGGAGACTGAAAGCCGAAAGCTTGAGAAAATATGGCATGTACCGGAAGTGCGCACCCGCTTAAGCGGAGGAGAAGCGATGAAAATGCGCTTAGCCCAAACGCTGGCGCAAAAAGCGGAAGTGCTCTTGCTCGATGAACCGACTAACCACTTGGATACGGAAAGTGTCCAATCGGTCATTGCAAAGTTGGCGAATTACGAAGGAACCTTGCTTGTGGTATCGCATGACCGGCATTTTATCGATCAAATCGCCACTCATGTCTGGGAAATTGAAGAACAGAAATTGGCGGTTTATAAAGGGAATTACACTGCCTTTAGAGAAGAAAAAGAACATCGCCGGCATACGCAGCAAAGAAAGTATGACAAACAGCAGGCGAAAATTGCCCATGTCGAACAGCAGCTTTTGGAATTGCAGTCCTGGTCAGGAAAAGCGCATGCAGATTCAACGAAACAAGAGGGCTTTAAAGAGTTTTACCGTTCCAAGGCGAAGCGCATGGATGTTCAAATCCGCAGCAAGCGAAAGCGGCTTGAAGCCGAGCTCGAAAAGGAATTAGTGCTGGAGCCGAAAAAAGAAACTGATGTGAAATTCGATATCAGCGGGGGGGCTAAAAAGGGAAAACGCGTCATCGAGTTAAAAGGTGTAAGCAAAGGGTTTGGGGAACGCCTTCTTTTTGAAGGAGCTTCTTTTACAGTGCAGCATGGCGAGCGCATTGGAATGGTCGGCAAAAATGGCAGCGGGAAATCAACTTTCTTTAGTATGCTCCGAAAAGAAACTGGTTATACGGGCGAACTTTGGACAACGGCCGGAATGAAAATCGGTTATTTAAGCCAGAATGTTTTTGATTTGCCAGAAGAAAAAACGCCGGCTGAATTATTTAGAGCGGAGAGTTATGAGCTTATGGGACAAATGCGGACACTGATGATTAACCTTGGGTTTGAAAAACATCATTGGACTGAACCGATTAAGCATCTGAGCATGGGGGAGAGAGTGAAGCTGAAGCTGATGGAATTCATGGCAGCCGATTGTAATGTGCTGTTGCTGGATGAACCGACCAACCATTTGGATCTGCCTTCCCGGGAGCAATTGGAAAAAACCTTAGAGACGTTTACAGGAACGTTGATGATTGCTACCCATGACCATTTTTTTATGGAAAAACTGGCGGATAAATTGCTGGTTTTTGATAATGGGAAATTAGTTAAATATGAAGGAAGTTATGCCGAGTGGACGAATAAGTCTGATGATTTTTTGCAAGCCGATCTTTTGCAATTGGAAACAGAACGGCAGGCAGTCCTTGGGAAACTTAGTTTTATGCAGCCAAATGATAAAGCATACAGTGAGCTGGATCGCCGTTTTAATGAATTGACAGCTGCTATCAAAGCTGTCTCTGCCCACTCTTCAAAGTAA
- a CDS encoding ABC transporter permease, producing MIQAAFLEHIYLSFIAVGIGIAIALPTGVLIARYRRYAEPIIGVTAVFQTIPSLALFGFLVPILGIGSPTALVALIIYALLPILRNTYTGITGVDGSVIEAGRGMGMTRGQILRQIELPLASPFIMAGIRTATVLTVGIATLATFVGAGGLGDIIYRGLQSYNNALVLAGALPVALLAIGFDWILKRIEKRMTPKGLKL from the coding sequence ATGATTCAGGCTGCATTTCTGGAGCATATTTATTTGTCTTTTATAGCAGTGGGCATTGGTATTGCCATCGCTTTGCCAACTGGTGTCCTGATTGCACGTTATCGCCGCTATGCTGAACCCATCATCGGTGTCACAGCTGTTTTTCAGACAATTCCAAGTTTGGCTTTGTTCGGATTTTTGGTGCCGATTCTCGGAATCGGTTCTCCTACAGCGCTGGTTGCCCTTATTATTTACGCGCTTTTGCCTATTCTCCGCAATACATATACCGGCATTACAGGAGTTGACGGGTCGGTTATCGAAGCGGGGCGCGGCATGGGGATGACGCGTGGGCAAATATTGCGGCAAATTGAACTGCCTCTGGCCTCGCCTTTTATCATGGCAGGAATCCGTACGGCAACCGTTTTGACAGTTGGAATTGCCACATTGGCGACATTTGTCGGCGCAGGCGGTCTTGGCGACATTATCTACCGCGGTCTGCAGTCCTATAATAATGCTCTCGTTTTAGCCGGCGCGCTGCCGGTAGCTTTGCTTGCCATCGGGTTTGACTGGATTTTGAAAAGAATTGAGAAACGCATGACGCCAAAAGGCTTAAAACTTTAG
- a CDS encoding MFS transporter, which translates to MATLTENTTVPLSRNKLLGVAGLGWLFDAMDVGILSFVIAALQVDWNLTTSQMGWIGSVNSIGMAVGAFIFGIYADKVGRKKIFIITLLLFSLASGVSAFTTSLAAFMLLRFFVGMGLGGELPVASTLVSESVPAHERGRVVVLLESFWAGGWLLAAIISYFVIPSFGWRVALLLTALPALYALYLRIKLPDSPQFSAKKDVLRSVSTNIKDVWSKKYRKPTLMLWIVWFTVVFSYYGMFLWLPSVMVLKGFTLIQSFGYVLIMTLAQLPGYFSAAWLIEKAGRKFVLVTYLIGTAASALVFGNAETIGMLIAAGAFLSFFNLGAWGALYAYSPEQYPTVIRGTGTGMAASFGRIGGILGPLLVGSMLTAGYGIGWIFGIFCVSIIIGALAVAFLGTETKQMELE; encoded by the coding sequence ATGGCTACTTTAACTGAGAACACTACCGTGCCGCTTTCAAGAAATAAATTGCTTGGCGTTGCGGGACTAGGCTGGCTTTTTGACGCGATGGATGTGGGGATTTTATCCTTTGTCATTGCGGCTTTGCAAGTGGATTGGAATTTAACCACCTCCCAGATGGGATGGATTGGCAGTGTCAATTCTATCGGGATGGCGGTAGGGGCATTCATCTTTGGCATTTATGCAGACAAAGTTGGGCGCAAGAAAATTTTCATTATTACTTTGCTGTTATTTTCATTGGCAAGTGGAGTTTCAGCATTCACTACATCACTTGCTGCGTTCATGCTGCTTCGATTCTTTGTTGGCATGGGGCTGGGTGGAGAACTTCCAGTCGCTTCAACTCTCGTTTCTGAAAGTGTGCCTGCTCATGAACGCGGCCGTGTAGTCGTTCTGCTTGAAAGCTTTTGGGCTGGCGGCTGGCTGCTTGCCGCTATTATTTCATATTTTGTTATTCCGTCATTCGGTTGGCGCGTAGCTTTATTGCTGACAGCGCTGCCTGCTTTATACGCATTATATTTGCGGATCAAACTGCCGGATTCTCCGCAATTCTCGGCGAAAAAGGACGTTCTGCGATCTGTTTCTACAAATATAAAAGATGTATGGTCTAAGAAATACCGGAAGCCCACATTGATGTTGTGGATCGTTTGGTTTACGGTAGTCTTCTCTTATTACGGCATGTTCTTATGGCTGCCAAGCGTCATGGTGTTAAAAGGATTTACGCTTATACAAAGTTTTGGCTATGTCCTTATTATGACGCTTGCTCAATTGCCGGGGTATTTCTCGGCAGCATGGCTGATTGAAAAGGCGGGGCGGAAATTCGTCCTTGTTACATATTTAATTGGGACGGCTGCCAGTGCATTGGTATTCGGGAATGCTGAAACTATCGGAATGCTGATTGCTGCCGGGGCATTCTTGTCGTTCTTTAACTTAGGGGCTTGGGGAGCGCTTTATGCGTATTCACCAGAGCAATACCCAACGGTTATCCGCGGAACCGGAACGGGTATGGCGGCATCGTTTGGCCGAATCGGAGGAATTTTAGGACCGCTATTGGTAGGGTCAATGCTGACGGCTGGTTACGGAATCGGATGGATTTTCGGGATATTCTGCGTCTCGATCATTATTGGAGCCTTAGCCGTGGCGTTCTTAGGCACTGAAACAAAACAAATGGAACTTGAATAA